The genomic stretch CGTGCTGTACCCCTCGGCCACGTACCAGCGCGCCACAGACGGCAGCGGGATCTGCCGTCCCTCCTCCATGACCGTCAGGTCTTCGAGCGACTCGAGGTCGCGGCGGTACGGCTCGGCCAGCCGCACGACGATGTCGTGCTCGTCATCGCCCGTGCGGTACTTGGCGGCCTCGCTACCCTGGATGGCCGTGCGCACCGTGTTGCCGATCTCGACCGTGGACAGGCCGTAGAGCGCCGCCTTCTCGCGGTCCACCTCGACGATGAGCTCGGGGCGGCCGCGCGCCAGATCGCTCTCCAGCCCCTCGAGCCGGGCATAGACCGGCGCCGCCTTGAGAATGGCAATGGCGCTGTCGGCGAGCTGCTTCAGCCGATGACTCTCCTCGCCCGCGATCTCGATGGTGACCGGCTTGCCACTGGGCGGGCCATCCTGCGGCTTCTCGACCTTGATGTCCGCACCGGCAATGCCCGCGCCCAGCCGTTGCTGCATCTCGCGCAGCGTCGCGAAGGCGTCCGCCGTGCGCTTCTCGTAGTCTACCAGGCTGACCGCAATCGCGCCTTCCTGGTCGCTGCTGAAGGGACCGCCGCCCGAAGACTGGCTCACGGTGGCGACCACGGACTCGGCGTCACGCAGCCCCGCGATGGACGGGAGCTGCGACTCGAGGCGGCGGGTGATGCCATCCGTGAAATCGACCCTGGTCCCGCTCGGGACATCGACCCGAACGTATACCGCGGAGGGCGGGATCGTCTCGGGGAAGAACTCGATGCCAGCGTTGAAGGCGCCAAAAAGTGCGGCCGTGGCGATGAAGATGCCCGCCGCACCGCCCAGCACCAGCGCCCGGTGGCCGAGGGCCCAGCGCAGGCCGCGCTCGTAGCGCGCAATGATGCGGGGCAGCACCCGCTGCTGAAACAACCGCGCGGCGCCGGCCAGCACGCGGCGGTGCAGCAGCACCAGGCCGGCGGCGGTGCCGGCCAGCAGAAGCGCGGCCAGCACACTGGACGCCGCGACCGCCAGGAAGGCGAGCACTGCTGCGGCCATGAGCGTCAGGCGACCCGCGCGCGTCAGCGGCGCCGCCGGCTGCCCCTCCAGCCGCATGAGCAGCGCGCTCAGCACGGGCACGATCACCAGGGCCACGAACAGCGAGCTGGACAGCGTAATGATCAGCGTTTGCGGCAGGAAGGCCATGAACTCGCCCACGATGCCGGGCCAGAACAGCAGGGGGAAGAAGGCGGCCAGCGTGGTGAGCGTGGAAGCGATGATGGGCATGGCCACCTCGCTCGTCCCGCGCAGCGCCGCAGTAAAGCGGTCATACCCCTGCTCCATGTGACGGTATACGACTTCGACCACTACAATCGCGTTGTCCACCAGCATCCCCAGCGCCAGGATGAGCGAGAACAACACGACCATGTTCATCGAGTAGCCCAGCGTCTTCATGACCAGGAAGGAGAGCAGCATGGAGAGCGGGATGGACACGCCCACCAGGGAAGCGTTGCGCACCCCGAGGAAGAACAGGAGCACGGCAACCACGAGCAGCAAACCCGAGATGATGTTGTTCTCCAGGCTGCTGACCATGCTGCGGATGTCCTCCGACTGATCCGAGGTGATCTTCGCCACCGTGCTGGGCGGGAAGAGCGGCTGCATGCCGGCGATGGTGGCCTTCACCGCCTCGGCAGTCTCGATGATGTTCTCGCCCGAGCGCTTCACGATGTCCAGAGTGACCACCGGATTGCCGTCCAGCCGGGCGTAGCTGTCCCGCTCCTTGAAGCCGAAGTCCACGTGCGCCACGTCACGTATGTAGATGGGCCGGCCGTCCCTGGTCGCGACCACCAGCTCCTCGATGATGCGCGGATCCTGGAACTCGCCCGCCACCCGCACCAGGTACTCCTGCGCGCCGACCTCGATGCCGCCGCCGGGGACGGTCACGTTCTCGTCGCGGATGGCATCAATCACGTCGTCGAAGGCAATGCCGTAGAACTTGAGCTTGGGCAGGTCGACCTCGACGCGCACCTCGCGCTCGAGCCCGCCGGACAGCCCCACTTGCAGGATGGTCGGGATCTGCTCGAGGCGGTTCTGCAGCTCTTCCGCGATCTCCTTGAGCCGAACCAGGCCGTACTCCCCCGAGATGTTGACCTGCATGATGGGGAACTCGGAGAAGTTGAATTCGGTGAGCACCGGCTCCTCGGCATCACGCGGCAGCTTCGGCTTGGCCAGGTTGATCTTCTCCCGCACCTTCTCGAGCGCCTCGCCCATGTCCATATCGGTGTCGAACTCGGCGAGCACGTTGGAGTAGCCCTGGACCGATGTCGAGCTCAGCTCCTCGAGGTCCGGGATGTCGTTCAGCTCCTCCTCGATGACGCGCGTGACCAGGGTCTCGACGTCCTTGGGCGCCACGCCCGAGTACACGGTCGAGATCGAGATCATGGGAATCGTGATCTCCGGGCTGGCCTCCTTGGGGACCGAGCGATACGCCAGGATCCCCAGCACGGCGATCACGAAGAGCAGCGCCAGCACGCCGGTGCGGTTGCGCAGCGCGAAGGCCGTGAGCCGGAACCTGCGCTCCCTGCCGTGGCCGCGCGCCGCCGGCTCGGCCGCCGGCTCGACTGATGCCGCGCCCGCGCCCGCGCCCGCCGCGTCCCGCTCGGGTGGCACGGGGGAGGCCGGAGCGCCGCCGACCAGCCGCAGGTCGCCGTCGCTCATTCCGGCCTCCGTTTTGCCCCACCGACCACCTTGAGCAGGTCGCCCGCCGCGACCTGCTGCTGGCCCACGACCACGACCTGCTCGCCGGGCTCGATCCCGGAGCCAATAGCGGCCCGGCCGCTGTGCGACGCGCCCACCACGACCGCCCGCGCCTCGGCGCGCAGCACGCCATCCCTCGCTACGGCGAGGTAGACGAAGTAACCGTCCTCGCCCCGGAGCACGGCGTCCTGCGGCACGACCATGGCCTCCAGCGTGCGCCGCGCCACGCTGACATTGGCGACCATGCCGGGCTTGATCACGCTGCCGGGATTGGGTACCACGACCTCGATGGGGAAGGTGCGGCTCTGCTCATCGAGCGCGCCGCCCACAAAGGCGATCCGGCCGTGGAACTCGCGGCCGCCCAGCACATCGAAGTCGATGCGCGTCTCCGCGCCCGGCCGGATCTGGCCGGCAAAGCGCTCGGGCACGCCGGCCACCACCTTGACGGTGTCCATGTCTACGATCCGGGCCACGGGCGTGCCGGGCCCGACCATCGAGCCGATCTCGATGAAACGGGCATCGAGGACGCCGGCAATGGGTGCGCGCACCACGGTGCGCTCGAGCCGGGTGGCCAGGACGCGGGCGCTGGCCTCCGCCGTTTCGGCGCCGTAGCGCGCCTTCAGGTAGGCCAGTTCCGACCCGATCTTCTCCTCCTCCCACAAGCGACGCTGCCGCTCGTATGTCTCCGCCGCCAGCTTCGCCTCCGCGGCCGCCTGCTGCGCCTGCGCGCCCAGCAGCCGGTCATCGATCTTCACCAGCGGCTGGCCGGCCGTCACGACCCGGCCCTTCTCCACGTGCAGCCCGCGCACCACCCCGCTCTCCTCCGCCGCCACCGTGACGTCGCGCTGCGCCTGGACCGTCCCGGTCACGCGCACCTGCTCCCTGAACAACTCTTTCGCGACCGCGGCGACCTCGACGTTCACCACCCGGGTGCCGGCCGCTCCCGGCGTATCCGCATTCCCTGCCCTGTCCCTGGCCTGGCTGCCACCGCCGCACGCTGCCAGGGCGGCAGCCAGACCGGCGCCGCCGGCCAGCATCAGCCACCTGCGCTCCCGCTTCATGGGATTGTTCTCTCAAGGTTGAGGGCGAGCTGCGCGCCCGTGTCGACCATCGGTACCCTGCCCAGCGCCGCATCCAGACGGGCGCGAGCCACCAGGTAATCGTAACCCGCCTCCGCCAGGTTGAACTCGCTCTGCCGCAGCGCCAGCTCGGCATCGGTGACCTCGAGCTGGCTGCCCACGCCCTCGCGATACTGCGCGCTCGCGATTTCGAAACCGCGCCGCGCCTGCTCGATGGCCAGCCGCTGCGCCTCCAGCCGCTGCCACGATTCCTCGGCTTGCTCGCGCAACGTCCGGACTTCACTCGAGGCCTGCGCCACTGCCAGCTCGCGCTGCGTCTCCGCCTGCCGCAGCGCGGCTCGCTTCTGCTCCAGGCGCGCCGGACGGCGGAACCCGGCAAAGAGCGGAAGCGAGACCTGCACGCCGATCTGCCGGCCGTAGGCCCGCTGCGCGGAGGACTCGCCAAAAAAGTTCGGCGCCCCGTTCTGCTGCGCGTTCACCGAATAGACGCCGAAGAGGGAGACCTTGGGCAGGTACTCGACCTGCTCGAGGCGCAGCTCCGTCGCCCGCAGCCGCGTCAGCAGCTCGAGCTGCCGCAGGTCCGACCGGCTCGCCAGCGCCTGCTCGAGGACGACGTCGTCGAAACGCGCCGCATCGCTCCCCCACTCCGGATCCGCCTGCGCACCCGCTACCACTCCCCCTGCCACTCCCGCTCCCGTGTCGGTTGCGGCCACTTCCTCAACCGTACCCGTACCCGTACCCGTACCCGCGTAGCTGCCCGCCACGCCCGGCCCGGACACGGGCGCCGACGCAGCCAGGGAACGGTCGGGCGGCGGCGGCGACCCGGAGGCAGCGGCCAGCGGCGCCGCCGCCAGCTCCGCGAGCGACCCCGCCAGCTCGAGCGAGTCGGCGCCCCCCAGCGCCAGGTCCACGGCGAGGACGCGCTTGGCCGCGGCGACGGCGTTGCCCGAGCGGCGCAGGTTGGGCTCGAGATTGGCCAGCTCGACCTCGAGGCGCAGCACGTCGTAGCTCGAAGCGAGACCGGCCCGGTTCATGGACCGCGTCTCCTGCAGTACTTGCCGCACGCGGCGGACACTGTTCTCGCTCAGCCGCACCCCCTCCTGCGCCAGCAGCACCGCGTAGTAGTCCAGCCGCACCCGCGTGGCCACCTGCTGCGCCCGCCCACGCACCAGCTCCTCCTGCCAGGCACGATAGCGGCTCGCCGCGCCCACCCCCACGAAGACCGCCGGGTCGAACAGTGGCTGCTCCGCCCTGAGCTGCAGGCCCCAACTGTTGTCGGCGCCAAAGCGCACAGCAATCAACTCGTCCGGGTCAGCTTCCGGATCCACGAAGATGCGCGGCAGAAAAGTCGCGGGAACCGCCAGGTTCCGCGTGTAGCTCGCGTCCAGGTCCAGGCTGGGGAAGACACTGCTCCACGCCTCCGCCACGCGGCTGCCCGCACCCTCCAGCCCCAGGCGTGCATCCCGAAGCTCGTGGTTCCGCTCGAGTGCCAGCCGCAGCGCCGACTCGAGCGTCAGTACCCGCGTCCCGGGCGCAGCACCACCCTGCGCCCATAGCGGCATGCCCGTCGCCAGCACCAGCAGCCCCAGCAGCACGCCGGCCCGGCTGACTCCATGCAAGGTCCCGTTGCTCACCTGACCGCCTGCCTCTTTCTTCAAAAGGGGACGAATTGATGTGCGCCCGCCGCCCACTACGACCGCCTGGCGCCTGAGGTTTCGAGACCCGACGCGGCAGCGCCTGCCTCCCTGCGTCCCTTTCGCTCCGCTCCCCTGCGCCGCGCCGTCGCCGCGCCCCTGGCCTCACCAGCCGGCCGCCAACCCGAGTACAGCCCGCCCATAGCCTCCTCGATCAACAGCAGAAAGTCCTCGCGTGTCTGGACCCGCTCGGCCAGATGCCCCGCCAGGAACAACGACGTAAGCCCGTGCACCAGTCCCCAGCCGACCAGCGCGCCCCGCTCCACATCCGGAACCGAGAGCAGCCCCTGCTGCACGGCGCTCCGCAACAGCCCCACCACGAACCCCCACGACTGCTCCCGCGTCAGCGGCGTGTCCCCCGAGTCCGGCGGCGGACACTCCATCTGGGCACACGTCGGAAGCTCGAACATCACCCGGAAATACGCCGTGTTCTCCAGCGCAAAGCACACATACGCCCGGCCCGTGGCCGTGTACCGCTCCACCGGCCCGGCATCCTCGCCCAACCCCGCAATCTCCGCACGCATGCCGGCCACCAGCCGCTCGAACCCCTCAACCACCACTGTGCGCAGCAGCTCCTCCTTGTCCCGAAAATACAGATACAGCGTCGCAGGCGAATACTCGATCCGCTCCGC from Gemmatimonadota bacterium encodes the following:
- a CDS encoding TetR/AcrR family transcriptional regulator, which translates into the protein MGIAERRERERENVRTRIIEAARDIVSEQGLEALSMRGIAERIEYSPATLYLYFRDKEELLRTVVVEGFERLVAGMRAEIAGLGEDAGPVERYTATGRAYVCFALENTAYFRVMFELPTCAQMECPPPDSGDTPLTREQSWGFVVGLLRSAVQQGLLSVPDVERGALVGWGLVHGLTSLFLAGHLAERVQTREDFLLLIEEAMGGLYSGWRPAGEARGAATARRRGAERKGRREAGAAASGLETSGARRS
- a CDS encoding efflux RND transporter permease subunit, producing MSDGDLRLVGGAPASPVPPERDAAGAGAGAASVEPAAEPAARGHGRERRFRLTAFALRNRTGVLALLFVIAVLGILAYRSVPKEASPEITIPMISISTVYSGVAPKDVETLVTRVIEEELNDIPDLEELSSTSVQGYSNVLAEFDTDMDMGEALEKVREKINLAKPKLPRDAEEPVLTEFNFSEFPIMQVNISGEYGLVRLKEIAEELQNRLEQIPTILQVGLSGGLEREVRVEVDLPKLKFYGIAFDDVIDAIRDENVTVPGGGIEVGAQEYLVRVAGEFQDPRIIEELVVATRDGRPIYIRDVAHVDFGFKERDSYARLDGNPVVTLDIVKRSGENIIETAEAVKATIAGMQPLFPPSTVAKITSDQSEDIRSMVSSLENNIISGLLLVVAVLLFFLGVRNASLVGVSIPLSMLLSFLVMKTLGYSMNMVVLFSLILALGMLVDNAIVVVEVVYRHMEQGYDRFTAALRGTSEVAMPIIASTLTTLAAFFPLLFWPGIVGEFMAFLPQTLIITLSSSLFVALVIVPVLSALLMRLEGQPAAPLTRAGRLTLMAAAVLAFLAVAASSVLAALLLAGTAAGLVLLHRRVLAGAARLFQQRVLPRIIARYERGLRWALGHRALVLGGAAGIFIATAALFGAFNAGIEFFPETIPPSAVYVRVDVPSGTRVDFTDGITRRLESQLPSIAGLRDAESVVATVSQSSGGGPFSSDQEGAIAVSLVDYEKRTADAFATLREMQQRLGAGIAGADIKVEKPQDGPPSGKPVTIEIAGEESHRLKQLADSAIAILKAAPVYARLEGLESDLARGRPELIVEVDREKAALYGLSTVEIGNTVRTAIQGSEAAKYRTGDDEHDIVVRLAEPYRRDLESLEDLTVMEEGRQIPLPSVARWYVAEGYST
- a CDS encoding TolC family protein, translating into MSNGTLHGVSRAGVLLGLLVLATGMPLWAQGGAAPGTRVLTLESALRLALERNHELRDARLGLEGAGSRVAEAWSSVFPSLDLDASYTRNLAVPATFLPRIFVDPEADPDELIAVRFGADNSWGLQLRAEQPLFDPAVFVGVGAASRYRAWQEELVRGRAQQVATRVRLDYYAVLLAQEGVRLSENSVRRVRQVLQETRSMNRAGLASSYDVLRLEVELANLEPNLRRSGNAVAAAKRVLAVDLALGGADSLELAGSLAELAAAPLAAASGSPPPPDRSLAASAPVSGPGVAGSYAGTGTGTGTVEEVAATDTGAGVAGGVVAGAQADPEWGSDAARFDDVVLEQALASRSDLRQLELLTRLRATELRLEQVEYLPKVSLFGVYSVNAQQNGAPNFFGESSAQRAYGRQIGVQVSLPLFAGFRRPARLEQKRAALRQAETQRELAVAQASSEVRTLREQAEESWQRLEAQRLAIEQARRGFEIASAQYREGVGSQLEVTDAELALRQSEFNLAEAGYDYLVARARLDAALGRVPMVDTGAQLALNLERTIP
- a CDS encoding efflux RND transporter periplasmic adaptor subunit is translated as MKRERRWLMLAGGAGLAAALAACGGGSQARDRAGNADTPGAAGTRVVNVEVAAVAKELFREQVRVTGTVQAQRDVTVAAEESGVVRGLHVEKGRVVTAGQPLVKIDDRLLGAQAQQAAAEAKLAAETYERQRRLWEEEKIGSELAYLKARYGAETAEASARVLATRLERTVVRAPIAGVLDARFIEIGSMVGPGTPVARIVDMDTVKVVAGVPERFAGQIRPGAETRIDFDVLGGREFHGRIAFVGGALDEQSRTFPIEVVVPNPGSVIKPGMVANVSVARRTLEAMVVPQDAVLRGEDGYFVYLAVARDGVLRAEARAVVVGASHSGRAAIGSGIEPGEQVVVVGQQQVAAGDLLKVVGGAKRRPE